TTGAGCCACAATTGATCGAGAGTCTTAATCTTTGGGCGATTATGATGCTTTTTGAGATGGCGCTTCCTGAGCCATTATCTGCCGATTTTGGCGTGGATTTTCTACTAACGGAAAAGGCACGTGAACTTAATAAAGCAATGCATCCTCTTGAAGATGTCAGTGTTTCAATTGAGAAATTTAGTTCAATTCCGACGGATCGATTACTTGAAGCGATCGATATTCGTATCGAACATTTTGATGCAATGCAGGCACAAATCTCTGAACTCGCCCGCCGTTATTATGAAGGCGATACCGCAAGTGTTTTAGCCTATGCCAATGAAGATCAGCTCTCGGATTTTTATTCAGAAGAAGCGAAAGCTTATTGGGATGATTGGTTTGTTCGCCAAATTCTTACTGAGCGTAATCATCTCTGGATGCCCGAATTATTACCCCTTCTTGAGGCAGGCAATAGCTTTATTGCCGTCGGTGCACTCCATCTCTTTGGCGAAGAGGGGCTTCTTAATTTGTTAGAAAAAGAAGGCTATGAGCTCACGCCGATCATTTTAAAATAGTTACACGAAATGTTTTCTTAAACATAAGGTAATAGTGATATTACCGCTTAAGATAAAGGCCCTCTAAACGAGGGCTTTTATTTCATTTTGTAGATAGATAAGTAGGGGGGGGGTTACCCAATAAAATATTTATATAGTGTTTGAATGCTTAATGCAGTCATAATGGCTACAACAATGGCGCCAAAAATGGTTTGCCACATGGGATGTTTGTAGTCACCGACGACTTCTTTTTTATATGCGGCGATTAAGATTGGGCCTAATGTGAGAGGTAAAATCAGGCCATTGAGTGCACCGACTAAGATTAATATCTCGACAGGACGACCAACGCTCACAAAGACTACCGTTGAAATGAAGATAAATGCAATGATAAAACGATTTTGATGTTGTGCGACTTTGGGGCTAAAGATACGCAGGAACGTTACCGAGGTATACGCCGCGCCAATCACAGAGGTAACTGCAGCTGCCCACATGATCACCCCAAAAATCAGATGACCTGTTTTTCCGGCGGCATGCTCAAATACTGAAGCGACAGGATTTCCTGCGGCAAGTTTATAGCCTTGTGATATAACGCCAAGCACTGCAAGGAATAAAATGACACGCATAATGGCCGTAACGCCAATTCCCATCAAAGAGCTTTTAGAGACATCTGAAAGAGCTTCTTTACCATGAACACCTGCATCAAGCAATCGGTGTGCACCAGCAAAGGTGATATAGCCACCGACTGTTCCACCCACTAACGTGACAATTGCAAGGATTGTGCCTGAGTCAAAGGATTCAGGGATAAAAGAGCGATACGCAGCTTCTCCAACGGGGGGAGAGGATTTAAACACAACGTATAGCGTTAAAAAAATCATTAAGATTCCGGCATATTGAACAAATTTATCCATAATGCGTCCGGCTTCCTTAAACATAAAGATTCCAATTGCAATAGCGGCGCTAATCATAGCGCCTACCTCAACGGATACACCGGTAAATACATTAATTCCAAGGCCTGCCCCGGCGACGTTACCAATATTAAAGGCTAATCCGCCAATCACCACTAAAAATGAGACAAAATAGCCAAGGCCAGGTATGACTTTATTGGCAATATCTTGGCCTCGCATATTGGAGACGGTAATAATACGCCAAATATTGAGCTGTGCGCCTAAATCCAAAATAATCGAGATAAGAATCACAAATGCGAAACTTGAACCTAATTGATCGGTGAAAGTAGTCGTTTGAGTTAAAAATCCGGGACCAATAGCAGATAACCCCATGAGGAATACCGCACCAATAATAGCACTCCGTCTCTCTTTAATCGTATTCATAAGAACTCCTTTTATGGTTATTGTTATTATTATGAGTTGAGAGTAAAGCTAATTTAAATGGCAGATGTGATGGAAATATGGTGTGAATGAAGTGATTTATGAATTGCTTTAGCAAACTCAAGAGCGGTTATGCCATCACCATGAATGCAAAGTGTATCGGCTTCTAGTGAAATGATTTCTCCACAGGTCGTTGTTACACTTTTCTCTTGAATCATCTGTAAGACTTGTTTGAGCGCGATTTCAGGGTCAATAATCAATGCATTTGCTTCGCGTCTAGAGGTGAGATTACCATCTTTTTGATAGGTTCGATCCGCAAAGACCTCGCTTGCAACCGGAATATCTGCTTCACGGCCCGCCTCGATCATGCAACTTCCCGCTAAGCCGTAAAAAATAGCCTCTCCTTTTGAAATATCCGCAATAGCGTGTGCGATCGATAGGGCAAGCGTTTTATCGCGTGCCGCCATTTGATAGAGCGCACCATGAGGTTTAACATGATGCAATTTTCCGCCGATTGCCTCTAAGAAACCTTTTAGCGCACCTACTTGGTAAATAATCAAGTCGTAAGCCTCCTCAGGGGTAATTGCAAGATTGCGACGTCCAAATCCTTGTAGATCAGGCAGAGAAGGGTGCGCGCCAATTGCCACATTATTTTCTAAAGCCAGTTTAACGGTTTGATGCATAATCGTCGGGTCACCAGCGTGAAAGCCACAGGCGATATTTGCAGAGCTGATCAGCGGTAAAATAGCTGCATCATTTCCCATCTTCCATGGGCCAAAGCTCTCTCCTAAATCGCAGTTTAAATCGATTTTAAGAGCGGATTGATTATTCATAATATCCTCCAAAGGCTGTTTTTGAGAGTTGTAACATAGATTCAACAGTATTAAGGTATTGTTGTTGAACTTGCAAGCGACGATTTGCCTCAGCATCATCAATTAATTTAAAACGCACGCGTTGGCGCGTTGCAATGTAAGCGAGTTTCCAAAGTTCAGCTTGAGGGATGACAGCAATTCTAGGGTATCCACCGGTGCTTTGACACTCTGCAGCAAGAATGAGCGGTTGCCCATTTGGCGGAACTTGAATGACACCTTCAAAAACGCCTTGCGAGCGCATGTCAGTGGTGATATCTCGCGTAAGAATAGCGCCTTCTAATCGTGTCCCCATTCGATTGCTATTATTGCTAATACGCCATAGCTCTGCCCAAAATACTCGGCGAGAATCCTCTGAAAATTGATCATATTCAGGGCCTTTAAGTACTGAAATGGTTGTACTAATAAAGGTGCGATTAAATGCACGAACCCCAATTGCGTGCGTAATAACGGGCTGCTCTTTTGCAATAGGAATCAAATCCCCATCACTTAATGTAGAACCATCTTTTTTGTGTCCGCCGAGGTGATTTTTAATATCGGTACTGTAAGAATCCATTATCCGTGGCGTATCAAATCCTCCAGAGACAGCGAGATAGCAATACATACCGGAATTATGCGTTGGTTTTAATTCAACGGTCTCTCCTTTTTTTATATGAATGCGCCATCCGTGCCACCCTTGTGCTCGATCATTGATATTAATGGCGCAGTTTGAGCCGGTTACGGCAATCCAGCAGTTGCGATGAAATCGAACCTTCACCGGCGTTAAAATAACCATTTCAAGGGCTGCAGTGTTTCCAGGGTTACCGACTAAACGATTGGCTAAATGCAGTGATACACCATCAATTGCGCCTGCTTTTCCAGCCCCTAGATGGGCGTGAGAAAAACGGCCATAATCTTGGATTGTGCTACTGAGTCCTGCTTTAATGACTTCCATCATAAGAGAATCTCCTCGGCAATAAACTTCAGTTGATCGCCTGGTAAAAAGAGGGAAGGGTGTTCTCGTGTTGCATCAAAAAACGCAAGGCTTGTATTTCCGATAATTTGCCACCCTCCTGGTGATTCAGCAGGGTAAACGCCGGTTTGCGCTCCACCAATGCCGACGCTTCCTGCTGGAATTTTGAGGCGTGGTTCTGCCCGGCGAGGGGTTTCTAACGAGCGATCTAGGCCACCTAAATAAACAAATCCTGGCATAAAGCCGATAAAATAAACGGTATAGAGTGGCGCTGTGTGGCGCTGAATAACCTCCATCGGGGTTAGGTTATGAATGGCCGCAACCTCTGATAGATCAGGGCCTTTTTCTCCACCATAAATCACAGGGACTTCAATGGTCTTTCCCTTGAAATGATTGCTTAAATCAATGGA
The window above is part of the Ignatzschineria sp. RMDPL8A genome. Proteins encoded here:
- a CDS encoding TraB/GumN family protein, whose amino-acid sequence is MTRLFTLFLTFSLAFFGMFSGANAALVEPLDGQDQSFFWKIEKEGTEPSYLLGSMHTGYKDSELPLEYVAHLEKSDRLVLEISPEDEDLMPFVFTMYNLEGTTRKALGETRYQALFKKWSEIGLEPQLIESLNLWAIMMLFEMALPEPLSADFGVDFLLTEKARELNKAMHPLEDVSVSIEKFSSIPTDRLLEAIDIRIEHFDAMQAQISELARRYYEGDTASVLAYANEDQLSDFYSEEAKAYWDDWFVRQILTERNHLWMPELLPLLEAGNSFIAVGALHLFGEEGLLNLLEKEGYELTPIILK
- a CDS encoding divalent metal cation transporter; translation: MNTIKERRSAIIGAVFLMGLSAIGPGFLTQTTTFTDQLGSSFAFVILISIILDLGAQLNIWRIITVSNMRGQDIANKVIPGLGYFVSFLVVIGGLAFNIGNVAGAGLGINVFTGVSVEVGAMISAAIAIGIFMFKEAGRIMDKFVQYAGILMIFLTLYVVFKSSPPVGEAAYRSFIPESFDSGTILAIVTLVGGTVGGYITFAGAHRLLDAGVHGKEALSDVSKSSLMGIGVTAIMRVILFLAVLGVISQGYKLAAGNPVASVFEHAAGKTGHLIFGVIMWAAAVTSVIGAAYTSVTFLRIFSPKVAQHQNRFIIAFIFISTVVFVSVGRPVEILILVGALNGLILPLTLGPILIAAYKKEVVGDYKHPMWQTIFGAIVVAIMTALSIQTLYKYFIG
- a CDS encoding LamB/YcsF family protein codes for the protein MNNQSALKIDLNCDLGESFGPWKMGNDAAILPLISSANIACGFHAGDPTIMHQTVKLALENNVAIGAHPSLPDLQGFGRRNLAITPEEAYDLIIYQVGALKGFLEAIGGKLHHVKPHGALYQMAARDKTLALSIAHAIADISKGEAIFYGLAGSCMIEAGREADIPVASEVFADRTYQKDGNLTSRREANALIIDPEIALKQVLQMIQEKSVTTTCGEIISLEADTLCIHGDGITALEFAKAIHKSLHSHHISITSAI
- a CDS encoding biotin-dependent carboxyltransferase family protein; translation: MMEVIKAGLSSTIQDYGRFSHAHLGAGKAGAIDGVSLHLANRLVGNPGNTAALEMVILTPVKVRFHRNCWIAVTGSNCAININDRAQGWHGWRIHIKKGETVELKPTHNSGMYCYLAVSGGFDTPRIMDSYSTDIKNHLGGHKKDGSTLSDGDLIPIAKEQPVITHAIGVRAFNRTFISTTISVLKGPEYDQFSEDSRRVFWAELWRISNNSNRMGTRLEGAILTRDITTDMRSQGVFEGVIQVPPNGQPLILAAECQSTGGYPRIAVIPQAELWKLAYIATRQRVRFKLIDDAEANRRLQVQQQYLNTVESMLQLSKTAFGGYYE
- the pxpB gene encoding 5-oxoprolinase subunit PxpB, whose product is MSIEIYSVGDRGITLATKGAVTLDIQQRIWWISTELTASEDRQIIDIIPGMNSLTLTLNPYADCDKQALITRLTSLWHQSNSIDLSNHFKGKTIEVPVIYGGEKGPDLSEVAAIHNLTPMEVIQRHTAPLYTVYFIGFMPGFVYLGGLDRSLETPRRAEPRLKIPAGSVGIGGAQTGVYPAESPGGWQIIGNTSLAFFDATREHPSLFLPGDQLKFIAEEILL